Proteins from a genomic interval of Gammaproteobacteria bacterium:
- a CDS encoding DEAD/DEAH box helicase: protein MNFSELGVDAALARAVADLGFTVPTPIQAQAIPVVLKGGDLLAAAQTGTGKTAAFMLPLMSRLMQGNSRREPRALVLTPTRELASQIADDASAYGRHARLRNTLIFGGVSARPQEAALRRGVDIVIATPGRLLDHASTRTIDLSHVEILVLDEADRMLDMGFIRDIRRILALLPTKRQNLLFSATFSPEIRGLAGSLLHAPATVDVAPRNSTAERVEQRIYHCDKSRKQPLLSYLIGNGNWRQVLVFTRTKHGADRLAKQLERDGLTSAAIHGNKSQNARTRALADFKANRVRVLVATDIAARGIDIVELPHVVNYELPHVPEDYVHRIGRTGRNGCEGEAISLVSEDERGQLRDIERLLKRSLPVTEQAGFTLSRPPSGEVRRPAKTPTKPNNARAEDGNKSGAPGQKRRRRPRRDGQAPHSGHAHPSKTKDRA from the coding sequence ATGAATTTTTCTGAACTCGGCGTAGACGCCGCCCTTGCGCGTGCGGTCGCCGATCTTGGCTTTACCGTTCCCACGCCGATCCAGGCCCAGGCCATCCCGGTGGTGCTGAAAGGCGGTGATCTGCTCGCCGCCGCACAAACCGGCACCGGCAAGACCGCTGCCTTCATGCTGCCGCTGATGAGCCGGCTGATGCAGGGCAATTCGCGGCGCGAGCCGCGCGCGCTGGTGTTGACGCCGACGCGCGAGCTGGCCTCGCAGATCGCCGACGATGCCTCGGCCTACGGCCGCCATGCGCGTCTGCGCAACACCCTGATCTTTGGCGGCGTCAGTGCGCGTCCCCAGGAAGCAGCGCTGCGTCGTGGCGTCGATATCGTCATCGCCACGCCGGGCCGTCTGCTGGATCACGCCTCCACGCGCACCATCGATCTGTCGCATGTCGAGATTCTGGTGCTGGACGAGGCCGACCGCATGCTCGACATGGGCTTCATCCGCGACATCCGGCGCATCCTCGCGCTGCTGCCGACGAAGCGTCAGAACCTGCTGTTCTCGGCGACGTTCTCGCCGGAGATCCGCGGCCTCGCCGGCAGTCTGCTGCATGCCCCGGCGACGGTCGACGTGGCGCCGCGCAACTCCACCGCCGAGCGTGTCGAACAGCGCATCTATCATTGCGACAAGTCGCGCAAGCAGCCGCTGCTGTCCTACCTGATCGGCAACGGCAACTGGCGTCAGGTGCTGGTCTTCACCCGCACCAAGCATGGTGCGGACCGTCTTGCCAAGCAGCTCGAGCGTGACGGGCTGACGTCCGCCGCGATTCACGGCAACAAGTCCCAGAACGCCCGCACACGGGCGCTGGCCGACTTCAAGGCGAACCGCGTACGGGTGCTGGTGGCCACCGACATTGCCGCGCGCGGCATCGACATCGTCGAGCTGCCGCATGTGGTCAACTACGAGCTGCCGCATGTGCCGGAAGACTACGTGCATCGCATTGGCCGCACCGGTCGCAACGGCTGCGAGGGCGAAGCGATCTCGCTGGTGTCCGAGGACGAACGCGGGCAGCTGCGCGACATCGAGCGGCTGCTCAAGCGCAGTCTGCCGGTGACCGAGCAGGCCGGCTTTACCTTGAGCCGTCCGCCTTCCGGCGAGGTTCGTCGCCCCGCAAAGACCCCTACCAAACCCAATAATGCCCGCGCCGAGGACGGTAACAAGTCCGGCGCGCCGGGCCAGAAGCGCCGTCGGCGCCCCCGTCGTGACGGGCAGGCGCCGCACAGCGGCCACGCTCACCCTTCCAAGACCAAGGATCGCGCATGA
- a CDS encoding ABC transporter permease subunit — protein sequence MAAPATPLAPASAIGSSGPLAWRRLSEHRAALVSLVLLVLIALSCMIGPWLLEWSYDELDFEHVNTAPAPETGHWFGTDSVGRDLLARTLHGGRISLLVGIVATLVSLSVGVVYGAVAGYAGGRVDNLMMRAVDILYALPFMFLVILLMVLFGRHLVLIFIAIGAINWLDMARIVRGQTLSLKHKEFVDAARVGGVGPYGILRRHIVPNLMGVVVVYVTLTIPQVILVESFLSFLGLGVQEPSTSWGALVNDGAADMETAPWALAFPASFLAVTLLCFNFLGDGLRDALDPKDR from the coding sequence ATGGCAGCGCCAGCCACTCCTTTGGCACCCGCATCCGCGATCGGAAGTTCCGGGCCTTTGGCGTGGCGGCGTTTGAGTGAGCATCGCGCGGCGCTGGTGTCCCTGGTGTTGCTCGTGCTGATCGCCCTGAGCTGCATGATCGGGCCGTGGTTGCTGGAGTGGAGCTATGACGAACTCGACTTCGAGCACGTCAACACCGCCCCGGCGCCGGAGACCGGTCACTGGTTCGGCACCGACAGTGTCGGCCGCGACCTGCTGGCGCGCACGCTGCACGGCGGACGCATATCCTTGCTGGTCGGCATCGTCGCCACACTGGTTTCCCTGAGCGTGGGCGTGGTCTATGGCGCGGTGGCCGGTTATGCCGGTGGCCGCGTCGACAACCTGATGATGCGCGCCGTGGACATTCTCTACGCGCTGCCGTTCATGTTTCTGGTGATCTTGCTGATGGTGCTGTTCGGTCGTCACCTCGTGTTGATCTTCATCGCCATCGGCGCGATCAACTGGCTGGACATGGCGCGCATCGTCCGCGGTCAGACGCTGTCGCTGAAACACAAGGAATTCGTTGACGCGGCGCGCGTGGGCGGTGTCGGCCCGTACGGCATTCTGCGTCGTCATATCGTGCCGAATCTGATGGGCGTGGTCGTGGTGTACGTCACGCTGACGATTCCGCAGGTGATCCTGGTGGAATCGTTTCTCAGCTTTCTGGGGCTGGGTGTGCAGGAGCCCTCCACCAGTTGGGGCGCCCTGGTCAATGATGGTGCTGCCGACATGGAAACCGCGCCGTGGGCGCTGGCGTTTCCGGCCAGCTTTCTCGCGGTGACGCTGCTGTGCTTCAACTTTCTCGGCGACGGCCTGCGCGATGCGCTGGATCCCAAGGACCGGTAG
- a CDS encoding type IV pilus twitching motility protein PilT: MDIAQLLTFAVKQGASDLHLSAGVEPMIRVDGDVKRINLPPMEHKQVHGMIYDIMNDKQRKDYDEFFETDFSFEIPGLARFRVNAFTQARGAGAVFRTIPSKIMSLEDLKCPPIFKDIAKFPRGVVLVTGPTGSGKSTTLAAIVNHINENDYGHILTIEDPIEFVHQSKKCLINQREVHRDTLGFNEALRSALREDPDVVLVGEMRDLETIRLALTAAETGHLVFGTLHTSSAAKTVDRVVDVFPAAEKDMVRAMLSESLRAVISQTLLKKTGGGRVAAHEIMLGTPAIRNLIRENKIAQMYSAIQTGGKDGMQTLDQCLKDMVKRGQVSTAEARLRAMNKHDF, from the coding sequence ATGGATATCGCGCAGCTCTTGACCTTTGCCGTCAAGCAAGGCGCATCCGATTTGCATCTGTCGGCCGGGGTCGAGCCGATGATTCGTGTCGACGGCGACGTCAAGCGCATCAACCTGCCGCCGATGGAGCACAAGCAGGTGCACGGCATGATCTACGACATCATGAACGACAAGCAGCGCAAGGACTACGACGAGTTCTTCGAGACCGACTTTTCGTTCGAGATTCCGGGGCTTGCCCGTTTCCGCGTCAATGCCTTCACCCAGGCGCGCGGCGCCGGCGCGGTGTTTCGCACGATCCCCAGCAAGATCATGTCGCTGGAGGATCTCAAATGTCCGCCGATCTTCAAGGACATCGCCAAGTTCCCGCGTGGCGTGGTGCTGGTGACCGGCCCGACCGGCTCGGGCAAGTCGACCACGCTGGCGGCGATCGTCAACCACATCAACGAAAACGACTACGGGCACATCCTCACGATCGAGGACCCGATCGAATTCGTGCACCAGTCCAAGAAGTGCCTGATCAACCAGCGGGAGGTGCATCGCGATACGCTCGGCTTCAATGAAGCACTGCGCTCGGCACTGCGTGAGGATCCGGATGTCGTCCTGGTCGGCGAAATGCGCGATCTGGAGACGATCCGTTTGGCGCTGACCGCCGCCGAAACCGGGCATCTGGTATTCGGCACCCTGCACACCAGTTCCGCCGCCAAGACCGTCGATCGCGTGGTCGATGTGTTTCCGGCGGCCGAGAAGGACATGGTTCGCGCGATGCTGTCCGAATCGCTGCGCGCGGTGATCTCGCAGACCCTGCTCAAGAAGACCGGCGGCGGCCGCGTGGCGGCCCACGAGATCATGCTGGGCACCCCGGCGATCCGGAACCTGATCCGCGAAAACAAGATCGCGCAAATGTACTCGGCGATCCAAACCGGCGGCAAGGACGGCATGCAGACGCTCGACCAATGCCTCAAGGACATGGTCAAGCGCGGCCAGGTGTCCACCGCCGAGGCACGCCTGCGCGCCATGAACAAGCACGACTTCTGA
- a CDS encoding ABC transporter ATP-binding protein: protein MTLLQVHDLGVSYSAHGREVCAVDRVSFELAAGEALGIVGESGSGKSQTALAVIGLLGTGARCTGRIEFDGQSLLNARPRQLARIRGAEIGMVFQDPMTSLNPYLRIGAQIQEVLGLHRGLRGRAARAEAERWLSTVQITDARRRLTQYPHELSGGMRQRVMIAMALCCGPRLLIADEPTTALDVTVQAQVLRLLAELQRDLGLATLLITHNFGVVSELCQHVLVMHHGMGVESGTTERVLHAPQAEYTQRLIAAVPRLSGPVVVG, encoded by the coding sequence ATGACACTTCTCCAGGTCCACGATCTGGGTGTGAGCTACTCGGCGCATGGCCGCGAGGTCTGCGCGGTCGATCGAGTCAGTTTCGAACTGGCGGCCGGCGAGGCGCTCGGCATCGTCGGTGAATCCGGGTCCGGCAAGTCGCAGACCGCGCTCGCGGTCATCGGTCTGCTGGGTACCGGCGCTCGCTGCACGGGACGCATCGAATTCGATGGGCAGTCCCTGCTCAACGCACGGCCGCGTCAGCTGGCGCGGATTCGCGGCGCCGAGATCGGCATGGTGTTCCAGGACCCGATGACCTCGCTCAACCCCTACCTGCGCATCGGGGCCCAGATTCAGGAGGTTCTGGGCCTGCACCGCGGCCTGCGTGGTCGCGCGGCGCGGGCCGAGGCCGAGCGCTGGCTGTCCACGGTGCAGATCACCGATGCGCGCCGCCGTCTGACGCAATATCCGCATGAACTCTCGGGCGGCATGCGTCAGCGCGTGATGATCGCAATGGCGCTGTGCTGCGGTCCGCGCCTGCTGATCGCGGACGAACCCACCACGGCGCTGGATGTCACGGTGCAGGCGCAAGTGCTGCGCCTGCTCGCCGAGCTGCAACGCGATCTGGGCTTGGCAACATTGCTGATTACGCACAACTTCGGCGTGGTGTCGGAGCTGTGCCAGCACGTTCTGGTGATGCACCACGGGATGGGGGTGGAGAGCGGCACCACCGAGCGCGTGCTGCACGCCCCGCAGGCCGAGTACACCCAGCGCCTGATCGCGGCGGTGCCGCGCTTGAGCGGGCCGGTGGTGGTTGGGTGA
- a CDS encoding DUF4399 domain-containing protein: MKAMTPSEPAAHEMTTEPAMSTAAPVPDDARVYFVEPTDGATVSSPVKIVFGAEHVKIVPAGDPLPDSGHHHLLIDDPEIDTDRPLPATDQVVHFGKAQTETEIELTPGEHTLQLILGDWKHQPTDPVVKSDTITITVSEGDVVE, from the coding sequence ATGAAGGCAATGACCCCCTCCGAGCCGGCCGCTCATGAGATGACGACCGAACCGGCCATGAGCACCGCCGCCCCGGTTCCGGACGATGCGCGGGTCTACTTCGTGGAACCCACCGATGGCGCTACCGTGAGCAGTCCGGTGAAAATCGTGTTTGGCGCCGAACACGTGAAGATCGTGCCCGCTGGCGACCCGTTGCCGGATTCCGGCCACCATCATCTGCTGATCGATGATCCGGAGATTGATACCGACCGGCCCTTGCCGGCTACCGATCAAGTCGTTCACTTCGGCAAGGCACAGACCGAAACCGAGATCGAACTCACGCCCGGCGAACACACCCTGCAACTGATCCTCGGTGACTGGAAACATCAGCCGACCGATCCGGTGGTCAAATCCGACACGATCACGATCACCGTGAGCGAAGGCGACGTGGTCGAATAG
- a CDS encoding PilT/PilU family type 4a pilus ATPase, with amino-acid sequence MSTPPNSLQAFQKLLAYLKLAVEKGASDLFFTPDAPAMLKIEGQMLAVGKTRLSSDFIKELACSILSPEQLQVLRTRLEIDVATEAGGLGRFRVNIFHQRSTVAMVLRHVKAEVPRLEQLDMPEIIKDLVMLKRGMVLMVGATGSGKSTTLAAMINHRNEHAAGHILTIEDPIEYVHPNRRSIVNQREIGEDTESYERALVSSLREAPDVILIGEIRKRDTMEAAIQLANTGHLALSTLHANNAYQALQRVVNLYPPDLRDQLYMDLSMTLRAIVSQRLVRRKDGRRCAAVEVMINTPYIQELILNKRIDEVREAMAQSSDRGMQSFDQSLYALYQSGAIELEEALENADSRANLEAKINFGG; translated from the coding sequence ATGAGCACCCCGCCGAATTCCCTGCAGGCGTTTCAGAAGCTGCTGGCCTACCTCAAGCTGGCGGTCGAGAAAGGCGCCTCCGATCTGTTCTTCACGCCGGATGCGCCGGCGATGCTCAAGATCGAGGGCCAGATGCTGGCCGTGGGCAAGACCCGGCTCAGCAGCGACTTCATCAAGGAACTCGCCTGCAGCATTCTCTCGCCGGAGCAGCTGCAGGTGTTGCGCACGCGGCTGGAAATCGACGTGGCGACGGAAGCCGGTGGATTGGGCCGCTTTCGCGTCAACATCTTCCATCAGCGCTCCACCGTAGCGATGGTGCTGCGCCATGTGAAGGCCGAGGTGCCGCGACTCGAGCAGCTCGACATGCCCGAAATCATCAAGGATCTGGTGATGCTCAAACGCGGCATGGTGCTGATGGTCGGCGCCACCGGCTCCGGCAAGAGCACCACGCTGGCGGCGATGATCAACCATCGCAACGAACACGCGGCCGGCCACATCCTCACGATCGAAGACCCGATCGAATACGTGCATCCGAATCGCCGCAGCATCGTCAACCAGCGCGAGATCGGCGAGGACACCGAATCCTACGAACGCGCGCTGGTCAGCTCCCTGCGCGAAGCGCCGGACGTGATCCTGATTGGCGAAATCCGCAAGCGCGACACCATGGAGGCGGCGATCCAGCTGGCCAACACCGGCCATCTGGCCCTGTCGACGCTGCACGCCAACAATGCTTATCAGGCCCTGCAACGCGTGGTGAACCTGTATCCGCCGGACCTGCGCGACCAGCTCTACATGGATCTCTCGATGACCCTGCGCGCGATCGTGTCGCAGCGACTCGTGCGTCGCAAGGACGGCCGGCGCTGCGCCGCGGTGGAGGTCATGATCAACACCCCGTACATTCAGGAACTGATACTCAACAAGCGGATCGACGAGGTGCGTGAAGCCATGGCGCAGTCTTCGGACCGTGGCATGCAGAGTTTCGACCAGTCGCTGTATGCCTTGTATCAAAGCGGCGCGATCGAACTCGAAGAAGCGCTGGAGAATGCCGATTCGCGCGCCAATCTCGAAGCCAAGATCAACTTCGGAGGCTGA
- a CDS encoding RNA-binding protein, whose translation MIRIYAGGLPPDMTEQELSELFSEHGRVRELSLAHDVFTGRCRGFGFVAMEGHHARAAITGLNGREVRGHILRVNQEKTKPGARRGGRR comes from the coding sequence ATGATTCGTATCTACGCAGGCGGCCTGCCGCCCGATATGACCGAGCAGGAACTTTCAGAACTGTTTTCCGAACACGGCCGGGTGCGCGAGCTGTCGCTGGCGCATGACGTTTTCACCGGACGCTGCCGTGGCTTTGGCTTCGTGGCGATGGAAGGCCACCATGCGCGGGCCGCGATCACGGGCCTCAACGGGCGCGAAGTGCGCGGACACATCCTTCGCGTCAACCAGGAAAAGACCAAGCCGGGCGCGCGCCGCGGCGGTCGTCGCTAG
- a CDS encoding YggS family pyridoxal phosphate-dependent enzyme — MTGKKTHIAENLTQIRARIAQASAAAGRAPGTVRLLAMSKTFDVETIRDAVRNGQRAFGENYLSEAVRKMDALADCGLEWHFTGPVQSNKTREIASRFDWVHGVDRDRVARRLGEQRPGSLAPLNVCVQINIDAEISKSGVAPGDAAALCEFVAVQPGLRLRGLMTIPAPASPGRNPRHAYQALRKLYESLIERGLPLDTLSAGMSGDFEAAIAEGSTLVRIGSALFGARPDKPVSG, encoded by the coding sequence ATGACAGGCAAGAAAACGCACATCGCTGAAAACCTTACGCAAATCCGGGCCCGGATCGCGCAGGCGAGCGCCGCCGCCGGGCGCGCACCGGGAACCGTTCGGCTGCTCGCAATGAGCAAGACCTTCGATGTTGAAACGATTCGTGATGCCGTGCGCAACGGCCAACGCGCCTTCGGTGAGAACTATCTGTCCGAGGCCGTGAGGAAAATGGACGCGCTCGCCGATTGCGGGCTGGAATGGCATTTCACCGGGCCGGTTCAGTCCAACAAGACGCGCGAGATCGCGTCCCGCTTCGACTGGGTTCACGGCGTGGACCGCGACCGGGTTGCGCGTCGCCTCGGCGAGCAGCGGCCGGGATCGCTGGCGCCACTGAATGTATGTGTGCAGATCAATATCGATGCTGAGATCAGCAAATCCGGCGTGGCGCCCGGGGACGCCGCAGCGCTGTGCGAATTCGTCGCCGTGCAGCCCGGGCTGCGTCTGCGTGGCCTGATGACGATTCCGGCACCGGCGTCTCCAGGACGCAATCCCCGGCACGCCTATCAAGCCTTGCGAAAGCTGTACGAATCGTTGATCGAACGCGGTTTGCCCCTGGACACCCTGTCCGCCGGCATGTCCGGCGACTTCGAAGCGGCGATCGCCGAGGGTTCGACCCTGGTGCGTATCGGCAGCGCGCTGTTCGGAGCGCGGCCGGACAAACCGGTTTCCGGGTGA
- a CDS encoding TlpA family protein disulfide reductase: protein MSARRETCLAGRRSSAIVLGALMLWTSVAVSAELPKVGDVPPNVFGKDQRRERVDLEALKGEVVVLTFWASWCGPCMKEMQMLSQLKALADKQNASLEIIAVNFHESHERYRQIQKLLKDLPIRVVEDRYARASQTYGIKGIPNMWLIGRDGVIAGHHVGYSEAQLNDLLAEISALMSAPAQVATLANPR from the coding sequence ATGTCCGCCCGTCGCGAAACTTGCCTCGCGGGGCGCCGCAGTTCGGCGATAGTGCTGGGGGCGCTGATGCTATGGACCAGTGTCGCCGTGTCGGCGGAACTCCCGAAAGTCGGAGATGTCCCGCCGAATGTCTTCGGCAAGGACCAGCGCCGTGAACGCGTGGATCTCGAAGCCTTGAAAGGCGAGGTCGTGGTCCTGACGTTCTGGGCCTCCTGGTGCGGCCCCTGCATGAAGGAAATGCAGATGCTGTCGCAGCTCAAGGCACTGGCTGACAAGCAGAATGCCAGCCTGGAGATCATCGCCGTCAATTTCCACGAATCGCATGAACGCTATCGGCAGATACAGAAGCTGCTCAAGGACCTGCCGATTCGAGTCGTCGAAGACCGATACGCGCGCGCATCGCAGACCTACGGTATCAAGGGGATTCCCAACATGTGGCTGATCGGCCGTGATGGCGTGATTGCGGGCCACCATGTCGGCTACTCGGAAGCGCAGCTCAATGATCTGCTGGCGGAGATCAGCGCGCTGATGTCGGCGCCGGCGCAAGTCGCCACGCTGGCCAACCCGCGCTGA
- the oppB gene encoding oligopeptide ABC transporter permease OppB encodes MLRFALQRLIYAIPTVLVLATLTFFLMHAAPGGPFDRERALAPQVRQQVEAAYDLDKPVWRQYLIYLGRLSHGDLGPSFQYPGFTVNELIASGFPVSLKLGGLAMLLALAGGVTVGAYAALRQKRFGDYASMSLAMTGIALPNFVIAPLLVLFFALGLGWLPAGGWEADQWQDMVLPVVALALPQLAYLARLTRGSMVEVLRSDFIRTARAKGLPERTVIARHALRPALMPVVSYLGPATAALITGSVVIEQIFSIPGLGRHFIQGALNRDYTVVMGVVIFYGVLIVALNFIVDLSYGALDPRVRQR; translated from the coding sequence GTGCTGAGATTCGCGCTCCAGCGCCTGATCTACGCGATCCCCACCGTGCTGGTGCTGGCGACGCTGACCTTCTTCCTGATGCACGCCGCGCCGGGTGGGCCATTCGACCGCGAACGGGCCTTGGCGCCGCAGGTGCGCCAGCAGGTCGAAGCGGCCTATGACCTCGACAAGCCAGTGTGGCGGCAGTACCTGATCTATTTGGGGCGCCTGTCTCACGGTGATCTCGGGCCGTCTTTCCAGTACCCCGGATTCACAGTCAATGAACTGATCGCGAGCGGCTTCCCGGTCTCGCTGAAGCTGGGCGGGCTGGCGATGTTGCTGGCGCTGGCGGGCGGCGTCACGGTCGGGGCGTATGCCGCCCTGCGACAGAAGCGATTCGGCGACTATGCGTCGATGAGCCTGGCGATGACCGGGATCGCCCTGCCGAATTTCGTCATCGCCCCGTTGTTGGTCCTCTTTTTTGCGCTCGGTCTGGGCTGGCTGCCGGCCGGGGGGTGGGAAGCGGATCAATGGCAGGACATGGTGCTGCCGGTGGTGGCGCTGGCGCTGCCGCAGCTCGCCTACCTGGCGCGGCTGACGCGTGGCAGCATGGTCGAGGTGCTGCGCTCGGACTTCATCCGTACGGCCCGCGCCAAGGGCTTGCCGGAACGAACCGTGATCGCCCGGCATGCCTTGCGTCCGGCACTGATGCCGGTAGTGTCATATCTCGGGCCTGCCACCGCCGCGCTGATCACCGGCTCGGTGGTGATCGAACAGATTTTTTCGATACCGGGCCTGGGACGACATTTCATTCAGGGTGCGCTGAATCGCGACTACACCGTCGTCATGGGCGTGGTGATCTTCTATGGCGTGCTGATCGTGGCGCTGAATTTCATTGTGGACCTGAGCTATGGCGCGCTCGATCCGCGAGTGCGGCAGCGCTGA
- the rpiA gene encoding ribose-5-phosphate isomerase RpiA gives MSQDSAKRLAAESALQYLVPGEVLGVGTGSTVNLFIDALVAHKSRIPAAVSSSLASTERLRAIGIPVVDLNEVDGISIYVDGADESDARLNLIKGGGAALTREKIVAAASRRFICIADRSKRVEVLGAFPLPVEVIPMARRLVARALEALGGRPVWREGVVTDNGNDILDVHGLQISDPPALECTINQIAGVVTVGLFAHRGADVLLLGHAGGVERIERA, from the coding sequence ATGTCCCAGGATTCCGCAAAACGCCTCGCCGCCGAGTCGGCCCTGCAGTATCTGGTGCCGGGTGAGGTGCTGGGCGTCGGCACCGGTTCCACCGTCAATCTGTTCATCGACGCGCTGGTGGCGCACAAGTCGCGAATTCCGGCGGCGGTGTCATCCTCGCTCGCCAGTACGGAAAGGCTCCGCGCGATCGGGATTCCGGTGGTCGACCTCAACGAGGTCGACGGCATTTCGATCTACGTGGACGGCGCCGACGAATCCGACGCACGGCTGAACCTGATCAAGGGCGGCGGCGCCGCGCTGACGCGCGAAAAGATCGTGGCCGCCGCGAGCCGACGCTTCATCTGCATTGCGGACCGTTCGAAGCGCGTCGAGGTGCTCGGCGCCTTTCCCCTGCCGGTAGAAGTGATCCCGATGGCCCGCCGTCTGGTGGCCCGGGCGCTGGAAGCGCTCGGCGGCCGTCCGGTATGGCGCGAGGGCGTGGTCACCGACAACGGCAACGACATTCTGGACGTTCACGGTCTGCAGATTTCCGACCCGCCCGCGCTGGAATGCACGATCAACCAAATCGCCGGCGTGGTCACCGTGGGATTGTTCGCCCACCGCGGAGCCGACGTGCTCCTGCTTGGGCACGCCGGCGGCGTGGAACGAATCGAAAGGGCCTAG
- a CDS encoding PilT/PilU family type 4a pilus ATPase encodes MERDQAIKLVSQLLGLMKQKGGSDLFISSGFPPAMKIDGKLTPVMDKPLTAEAAAVIMRALMNDRQIKEFEANNECNFAISPPNIGRFRVNAFVQQGRVGGVMRTINTTIPSFEDLGLPPQLRDVVMAKRGLVLMVGATGSGKSTSLAAMLGYRNTNSHGHIITIEDPIEYVHPHVGCLVTQREVGVDTYSWENALKNTLRQAPDVILIGEIRTRETMEYAINFAETGHLVLSTLHANSANQALDRVINFFPEEKREQLLMDLSLNLRAIISQRLVRSEAGGRAAAMEILINSPLISDLIFKGEVAMIKEVMGRSREQGMITFDQFLFDLFEAGTISYEEALRNADSQNELRLRVKLESTRARQSLLDDPGVRAMQMKDEDDGQLLRR; translated from the coding sequence ATGGAACGAGATCAGGCAATCAAACTCGTCAGCCAGTTGCTGGGCTTGATGAAGCAGAAAGGGGGCTCGGACCTGTTCATCTCCTCCGGCTTCCCACCGGCGATGAAGATCGACGGGAAACTGACGCCGGTGATGGACAAGCCGCTGACCGCGGAAGCCGCCGCGGTGATCATGCGGGCCTTGATGAATGATCGCCAGATCAAGGAGTTCGAAGCCAACAACGAATGCAACTTTGCGATTTCACCACCGAACATCGGGCGCTTTCGCGTCAATGCCTTTGTTCAGCAGGGCCGCGTCGGCGGCGTGATGCGCACGATCAACACCACCATCCCCAGTTTCGAAGACCTGGGACTGCCGCCGCAGTTGCGCGACGTGGTGATGGCCAAGCGTGGTCTGGTGCTGATGGTCGGCGCCACCGGCTCCGGCAAGAGCACCTCGCTGGCGGCGATGCTCGGTTATCGGAACACCAACTCACACGGCCACATCATCACCATCGAAGACCCGATCGAATACGTGCATCCGCATGTCGGTTGCCTGGTCACCCAGCGCGAAGTCGGTGTGGATACCTATTCCTGGGAAAACGCACTCAAGAACACGCTGCGTCAGGCGCCGGATGTGATCCTGATCGGCGAAATCCGTACGCGCGAAACCATGGAGTACGCGATCAACTTCGCGGAAACGGGGCATCTGGTGCTATCCACACTGCACGCCAACAGCGCCAACCAGGCTCTCGATCGTGTCATCAACTTCTTCCCGGAAGAAAAGCGCGAGCAGTTGCTGATGGACCTTTCGCTGAACCTGCGTGCCATCATTTCGCAACGGCTGGTGCGCAGCGAAGCCGGCGGGCGTGCCGCCGCGATGGAGATTCTGATCAACTCGCCGCTGATTTCCGACCTGATCTTCAAGGGCGAAGTGGCGATGATCAAGGAGGTCATGGGCCGTTCGCGCGAGCAGGGCATGATCACCTTCGACCAGTTCCTGTTCGACCTGTTCGAGGCCGGCACCATCAGCTACGAGGAAGCCCTGCGCAACGCGGACAGCCAGAACGAGCTGCGTCTGCGCGTCAAGCTCGAATCCACGCGCGCCCGACAAAGCCTGCTGGATGACCCCGGCGTCCGCGCCATGCAGATGAAGGATGAGGACGACGGCCAGCTGTTGCGCCGATGA